One Sediminicola sp. YIK13 DNA segment encodes these proteins:
- a CDS encoding ClpP family protease codes for MSSKKGKIQEAIDEKLLDERKVFLWGMVDDDSAKHVIDRLLYLDLQNNKEIQLVINSPGGYVTSGFAIYDTIKSLKSPVSTVCSGLAASMGSILLSAGKKGRRFIQPHAQVMIHQPSGGARGQASNIEIQAREIIKTRELSAHILADNCGQTFDKVMKDFDRDFWMNAQESIEYGIVDGILE; via the coding sequence ATGAGTTCAAAAAAAGGTAAGATACAAGAAGCTATAGATGAAAAATTACTGGACGAAAGAAAAGTGTTTTTATGGGGAATGGTCGACGACGATTCTGCAAAACACGTAATTGATCGTCTTTTATATTTGGATTTACAGAACAATAAGGAAATACAATTGGTCATCAATAGTCCAGGGGGATATGTCACTTCAGGTTTCGCCATCTACGATACCATTAAATCCTTGAAAAGTCCAGTTTCTACTGTTTGTTCCGGATTGGCAGCATCAATGGGGTCAATTTTATTGTCAGCCGGAAAAAAAGGGAGACGTTTTATACAGCCTCATGCACAGGTAATGATTCACCAGCCAAGTGGCGGGGCTAGGGGACAAGCTTCCAATATAGAAATCCAGGCTCGTGAAATAATCAAGACACGCGAACTAAGTGCCCATATTTTAGCCGATAATTGTGGTCAGACATTCGACAAGGTGATGAAAGATTTTGATAGGGATTTTTGGATGAACGCCCAAGAATCTATAGAGTACGGTATAGTTGATGGAATTTTAGAATAG